A window of Maioricimonas rarisocia genomic DNA:
AGTTCGTCCGCAGAGGACGTGGCCTCAGTTTCGGCAGAGGGACTGGTGGAGAAGTCGGGGCGTGGTGAAACGGCCGTGCTGGTCCGCTACCTCGACAAGATGGCTACCAGCTACATCACCTTCCTCGAAGACGTCGAAGGCTTCGCCTGGAGCGAGCCGGAAGCGGAGAACTTCATCGATCGGCTGGTGAACGCGAAGCTGCGGCAGCTGCAGATTCCCCCCGCGGATCTCTGCTCGGACGAGGAATTTCTGCGGCGGGCATACCTCGATGCCGTCGGTCGTCTTCCCCATCTGGAGGAAACCGAGCAGTTTCTGAACGATCCCGGAGAGGACAAGCGGGAACGGCTGGTCGATCGTCTTCTCGACTCGACCGATCATGCCGCTTTCTGGACGCTGCGGTGGGCCGACGTCCTGCGGATCAACAGTGGCAAGCTGAAGACCGCCGGCGTCTACAAGTTCAATCGCTGGCTCTACGAAGGTGTGCTCAACGACCTGCCGATGGACGAGTTCGCCCGGCAGCTTCTGACGGCAACCGGCAGCGTCTACGAGAATCCCGCGAGCAACTACTGGCGGGCCAGCCGCGATCCGTCCGACGCGGTCGAAACGACGGCACAGCTGTTCCTGGGAATCCGCATTCAGTGTGCAAAGTGCCACAACCATCCGTTCGAGCGGTGGACGCAGGACAACTACTACGGCGTGGCCGCCGCCTTTGCCCGCGTCGGCCGCAAGGCAGGACGGACACCGGATGAAGAGATCATCTTCGTGCAGGATTCCGGCGAGGTCACCCAGCCGCGAACCGGACAGACGATGCCGGTCCACCTGCTCCTCAAAGGTGACGTGACTGTGCCGGCCGGCGAGGATCGTCGAGAAGTCTTTGCCGACTGGCTGACCGATCCGGAGAACCCCTTCTTTGCCCGGTCGACGGTCAACCGCGTGTGGGGCCATCTGCTGGGACGGGGAATCGTCGAACCGGTGGACGACTTCCGGGATTCGAATCCGCCGTCGAATGCCCCGCTGCTCGATGAGCTGGCGCGGCAGTTTGTCGCTCACGGATACAGCCGCAAGTGGCTGATCCGCACGGTCATGAATAGCCGGACATACCAGCGGAGTGCCCGCATGACACCGCTGAATCGCGACGATGAACTGTACTTCTCGCATGCCACGACCCGCATGCTGTCTGCAGAGCAGTTGCTGGACGCGATCTGCGTCGTGACGGATGTTCCGGAGAAGTTTCCGGGGGTTCCGGCCGGCACTCCGGCGTCGCAACTGCCCGAGCCTCCCTCCGATCACTACTTCCTGAAGATCTTTGGTCAGCCCCAGCGGGAAATGGCCTGCGAATGCGAGCGGTCCAGCGAGTCGAACCTCTCGCAGGCGCTGCAGATGATCAACGGCCCGACCGTGCACAACAAGCTGCGCAACGACAAGGGGCGGATCGCCCGCATGATGGCCGAAGGAAAGAGTGACGAGGAGATCGTCACCGCACTCTATCTGGCAGCGGTGGCACGTTATCCGGTGACGGAAGAACTGGCCGCCGCACGCCGGCACATTGAGTCATCCGACAATCGTCGGCAGGCCCTCGAAGACGTCGGCTGGGCCGTCCTCAATTCGAAGGAGTTCCTGTTCCAGCACTGATGCGGATTGTGATGATCGGATGAATTGCGGCACATGCGTCCTCGTTCGGTTTCCGGACGACTGCTGCTGCGGACGCCATGGTGAGTTTCTATACTCGCGGCAATTCGTTTCGGTCGTCCAGGGCGCAACAGAATCGGAACAGTCATGGCAGAGCTTGAACAGGCGGAATCTCCCTTGCCGGGCAGTCCGCCGCGGAAGTACCTCGTCACCGGTGTGGCCGGCTTCATCGGCTTCTTCGTTTCCCGCAAGTTGCTCGAGCAGGGACATGAAGTCGTCGGCCTCGACATCGTCAACGACTATTACGATGTGCGGCTGAAGGAGGCACGGCTGGCTCAGCTCGAGGGGACGCCCGGATTCCGCTTCGTAAAGCTGGACCTGGTCGATCAGTCGGCAATGCAGCGACTGTTCGAGGCCGAAGGATTCGACCGCGTGATTCACCTGGCCGCCCAGGCGGGCGTCCGCTACTCGCTGGTCAATCCGCACGCCTACATCGACAGCAACCTCGTCGGGTTCATCAACATTCTTGAAGGTTGCCGCCACAACAAGGTCGAGCACCTGACGTATGCCTCGTCCAGCTCGGTGTACGGCGGCAACACGAAGATGCCCTTCTCGGTGCACGACAGTGTGGACCACCCGGTCAGTCTGTATGCGGCCACGAAGAAGGCCAACGAGCTGATGGCCCATTCGTACAGCAGTCTGTACGACCTGCCGACGACCGGTCTGCGGTTCTTCACCGTCTACGGACCGTGGGGACGGCCCGACATGGCGCTGTTTCTGTTCAGCAAGGCGATCATGGAAGGGCGCCCGATCGACGTCTTCAATGGCGGGAAGATGCGGCGCGACTTTACCTACATCGACGACATCGTCGAGGGAATTGTCCGCGTCGCTGCCAATGTGCCGACGGCCGATTCGGATTGGCAGGCCGACGAGCCCGATCCGGCGACCAGCTTTGCCCCATATCGCGTCTACAACATCGGCAACAACAAGCCGGTCGAGTTGATGTACCTGATCGAGGTGCTCGAGAAGTGCCTGGGGCGGACCGCCGAGAAGAACTTCCTGCCGATGCAGCCGGGTGATGTTCCCGCGACGTACGCCGACGTCGATGCCCTGATGAACGACGTCGGGTTTTCGCCGAACACGTCGATCGAAGATGGTGTCGCCCGGTTTGCCGACTGGTTCTGTGATTTCTACGGGCACCAGCG
This region includes:
- a CDS encoding DUF1553 domain-containing protein; its protein translation is MTHRSFRSLHLVCGFALLLPLAGTSLAADVSTSPQRLELVPASFTLQGPRSQQQLVCSGTFAAEELRDLTGTVSFESSDTAVVTIDGSIVKPVGNGTAVVTARTAGLTATAQVEVTDFGTADPVSFKTEMLAALTKAGCNMGACHGSPSGKGGFRLSLRGYDPPLDLLTLRTEFYGRRANVMRPDDSLLLKKPLMEVAHGGGRRLLKGDPAHFVLRQWIAEGMSLDDPAEPDLQKIEVYPPKRVFQQAGTRQQLVVQGYFSDGSVRDMTALADFSSSAEDVASVSAEGLVEKSGRGETAVLVRYLDKMATSYITFLEDVEGFAWSEPEAENFIDRLVNAKLRQLQIPPADLCSDEEFLRRAYLDAVGRLPHLEETEQFLNDPGEDKRERLVDRLLDSTDHAAFWTLRWADVLRINSGKLKTAGVYKFNRWLYEGVLNDLPMDEFARQLLTATGSVYENPASNYWRASRDPSDAVETTAQLFLGIRIQCAKCHNHPFERWTQDNYYGVAAAFARVGRKAGRTPDEEIIFVQDSGEVTQPRTGQTMPVHLLLKGDVTVPAGEDRREVFADWLTDPENPFFARSTVNRVWGHLLGRGIVEPVDDFRDSNPPSNAPLLDELARQFVAHGYSRKWLIRTVMNSRTYQRSARMTPLNRDDELYFSHATTRMLSAEQLLDAICVVTDVPEKFPGVPAGTPASQLPEPPSDHYFLKIFGQPQREMACECERSSESNLSQALQMINGPTVHNKLRNDKGRIARMMAEGKSDEEIVTALYLAAVARYPVTEELAAARRHIESSDNRRQALEDVGWAVLNSKEFLFQH
- a CDS encoding NAD-dependent epimerase, whose protein sequence is MAELEQAESPLPGSPPRKYLVTGVAGFIGFFVSRKLLEQGHEVVGLDIVNDYYDVRLKEARLAQLEGTPGFRFVKLDLVDQSAMQRLFEAEGFDRVIHLAAQAGVRYSLVNPHAYIDSNLVGFINILEGCRHNKVEHLTYASSSSVYGGNTKMPFSVHDSVDHPVSLYAATKKANELMAHSYSSLYDLPTTGLRFFTVYGPWGRPDMALFLFSKAIMEGRPIDVFNGGKMRRDFTYIDDIVEGIVRVAANVPTADSDWQADEPDPATSFAPYRVYNIGNNKPVELMYLIEVLEKCLGRTAEKNFLPMQPGDVPATYADVDALMNDVGFSPNTSIEDGVARFADWFCDFYGHQRG